From a single Nicotiana tabacum cultivar K326 chromosome 8, ASM71507v2, whole genome shotgun sequence genomic region:
- the LOC107796366 gene encoding uncharacterized protein LOC107796366 isoform X2, with protein sequence MFRSFLLKAVYKQISYHPAVTKQLCRHPFQFHPERGMHSRNKKAMEYIARGWNALQEVDRVIDYCELNDKRLIPSLRTAKENFELALEADNSNTHARYWLSKLHLKYHVPGACKAVGAALLVEAAEMGDPDAQFELGCRLRVENEYVQSDQQAFYYLEKAVDQLHPGALYLLGAVYLTGDCVKRDVGSALWCFHRASEKGHAGAAIAYGSLLLQGVELPESITKFLLKRGSSSRISRRNGVDPELNPIELAREQFEIAAKAGSDLGFRWLKRLEEEEKRLLSS encoded by the exons ATGTTTAGATCATTTCTTCTAAAGGCTGTCTATAAACAGATTAGTTATCATCCAGCTGTCACTAAACAGCTTTGTCGTCATCCTTTTCAGTTCCATCCAGAG AGAGGAATGCACAGCAGAAATAAGAAGGCGATGGAGTACATTGCTAGGGGGTGGAATGCTCTGCAGGAAGTTGATAGAGTAATTGATTATTGTGAGCTTAATGACAAACGTCTCATTCCTTCACTTAGG ACAGCAAAGGAGAATTTTGAGTTGGCTCTGGAAGCAGACAACTCAAATACCCATGCAAGATATTGGCTTTCAAAACTGCATCTCAAGTACCATGTCCCCGGGGCGTGCAAAGCTGT AGGGGCTGCTTTATTAGTGGAAGCTGCAGAGATGGGTGATCCAGATGCTCAATTTGAATTAGGTTGCCGTCTAAGAGTTGAG AACGAGTATGTGCAATCAGATCAGCAAGCATTTTACTACTTGGAGAAGGCTGTTGACCAG ttgcATCCAGGTGCACTTTACCTCTTAGGTGCTGTGTATCTTACTGGGGATTGCGTGAAAAGGGATGTTGGCTCTGCATTGTGGTGTTTCCATAGAGCATCTGAGAAG GGTCATGCTGGAGCAGCTATAGCTTATGGATCCCTTCTACTGCAAG GTGTGGAACTTCCAGAATCAATAACAAAATTTTTACTGAAGCGGGGGTCCTCAAGCAGAATATCGAGGAGGAATGGAGTTGATCCTGAGCTTAATCCGATTGAGCTGGCCAGAGAACAATTTGAAATTGCTGCAAAAGCAGGATCTGACCTTGGATTTAGATGGTTAAAAAGACTTGAGGAGGAAGAGAAACGTCTGCTGTCGTCCTAG
- the LOC107796366 gene encoding uncharacterized protein LOC107796366 isoform X3, with protein sequence MFRSFLLKAVYKQISYHPAVTKQLCRHPFQFHPERGMHSRNKKAMEYIARGWNALQEVDRVIDYCELNDKRLIPSLRTAKENFELALEADNSNTHARYWLSKLHLKYHVPGACKAVGAALLVEAAEMGDPDAQFELGCRLRVENEYVQSDQQAFYYLEKAVDQLHPGALYLLGAVYLTGDCVKRDVGSALWCFHRASEKGHAGAAIAYGSLLLQGTLSPIVIFFRER encoded by the exons ATGTTTAGATCATTTCTTCTAAAGGCTGTCTATAAACAGATTAGTTATCATCCAGCTGTCACTAAACAGCTTTGTCGTCATCCTTTTCAGTTCCATCCAGAG AGAGGAATGCACAGCAGAAATAAGAAGGCGATGGAGTACATTGCTAGGGGGTGGAATGCTCTGCAGGAAGTTGATAGAGTAATTGATTATTGTGAGCTTAATGACAAACGTCTCATTCCTTCACTTAGG ACAGCAAAGGAGAATTTTGAGTTGGCTCTGGAAGCAGACAACTCAAATACCCATGCAAGATATTGGCTTTCAAAACTGCATCTCAAGTACCATGTCCCCGGGGCGTGCAAAGCTGT AGGGGCTGCTTTATTAGTGGAAGCTGCAGAGATGGGTGATCCAGATGCTCAATTTGAATTAGGTTGCCGTCTAAGAGTTGAG AACGAGTATGTGCAATCAGATCAGCAAGCATTTTACTACTTGGAGAAGGCTGTTGACCAG ttgcATCCAGGTGCACTTTACCTCTTAGGTGCTGTGTATCTTACTGGGGATTGCGTGAAAAGGGATGTTGGCTCTGCATTGTGGTGTTTCCATAGAGCATCTGAGAAG GGTCATGCTGGAGCAGCTATAGCTTATGGATCCCTTCTACTGCAAGGTACACTGTCCCCAATTGTTATCTTTTTTCGAGAAAGGTAA
- the LOC107796367 gene encoding ribosome biogenesis regulatory protein homolog — protein MFSPCFFSEPGQDPFAKRQEEKKKRVEKQQKNRLSNLKEAAKAGALPSHVQLAATALPITGTQAAPRKISKDELGNVAGMAANATASGGKFDKKLPGEKPPKHDKKYRKFLPVAEGSGMGSLEKQKSPIPQAVNMYNVKKDKNRRNQGGKSSSTPSKLKVKKSPYKKTSSKGPASIKGKSK, from the exons ATGTTCTCTCCCTGTTTTTTTTCAGAGCCTGGTCAAGATCCTTTTGCTAAGagacaagaagaaaagaagaagagagtagAAAAGCAACAGAAAAATCGATTAAGTAACTTAAAGGAAGCTGCAAAAGCTGGTGCCTTGCCAAG TCACGTTCAGCTTGCTGCCACAGCACTGCCTATAACAGGAACACAAGCTGCACCGAGGAAAATTAGCAAGGATGAACTCGGCAATGTCGCTGGAATGGCAGCAAATGCAACAGCTAGTGGCGGAAAATTTGACAAGAAGTTGCCTGGGGAAAAACCCCCAAAACATGATAAGAAGTACCGTAAG TTCCTACCAGTTGCAGAAGGATCAGGAATGGGCTCCTTAGAGAAACAGAAGTCACCTATACCACAGGCTGTAAACATGTACAATGTGAAAAAGGACAAGAACCGAAGGAACCAAGGAGGGAAATCGTCATCAACTCCAAGCAAGTTGAAAGTGAAGAAGTCACCTTACAAGAAAACATCATCAAAAGGGCCTGCTTCAATTAAAGGAAAATCCAAGTGA
- the LOC107796366 gene encoding uncharacterized protein LOC107796366 isoform X1 — translation MTDIKGINPAYYMHKILLEEGHKPSREHQKRLNPNMKEVVKKEVIKWLDAGIIFLISDSSWVSPMQCMPKKGGMTVVKNDNNELISTRTVMGWRICMDYRKLNLATQKDHFPLPFIDQMLDRLAGRSHFCFLDGYSGYNQISIAPDDREKTSFTCPYGIYAFRMMPFGLCNAPATFQRCMMVIFTDIVEDIMEVFMDDFLVVGNSFDECLINLTRVLKRCIETNLVLNWEKCHFMVQEGIVLGHRVSSKVIEVDCTKVDVIAKLSPPTSIKAIRSFLGHAGFYRRFIRDFSKISNPLYKLLEKDHPFLFSDDCRVAFRGVEKEASHSTHHCCPRLGATIRTHV, via the coding sequence atgacAGACATTAAGGGGATCAACCCAGCCTattatatgcataaaattctgctggaagagggacacaaaccttccagggaacaccaaaaaaggctgaaccccaacatgaaggaagtggtgaagaaagaagtgataaagtggttggatgcgggaatcattttccTAATCTCTGACAGCAGCTGGGTTAGCCCGATGCAATGTATGCCTAAGaaggggggcatgacggtggtcaaaaatgataacaatgagtTGATCTCTACAAGAACCGTCATGGgttggagaatttgcatggactaCAGAAAGTTAAATCTGGCCACCcagaaagaccacttcccacttcccttcattgatcagatgctagacagattggcagggaggtctcatttctgttttctggatgggtactcagggtacaatcaaatctccattgcaccagatgacagagagaagacctccttcacTTGCCCATATGGCATTTATGCTTTTCGCAtgatgccctttggcctatgcaatgcacccgccacattccaaaggtgcatgatggtcATATTCACTGACATAGTAgaagacataatggaggtattcatggatgatttcttaGTGGTGGGAAACTCTTTTGATGAGTGCCTTATAAACCTAACTCGTGTGCTGAAACGATGTATTGAGACTAACctggttcttaattgggagaagtgccatttcatggtacaagagggcATAGTCTTGGGACACCGGGTATCAAGTAAAGTAATAGAAGTGGATTGTACTAAAGTTGATGTGATAGCAAAGCTGTCACCtccaacttcaattaaggcaatcaggagcttcctcgggcatgccggtttctaccggagattcattagagacttctcaaaaatttccaACCCTCTCtataagttgttagaaaaagatcaccctttcttgttttctgatgattgcagggtagcatttcgaggagttgaaaaagaggctagtcacagcacccatcattgttgcccccgactgggagcaaccattcgaactcatgtgtga